The Streptomyces sp. NBC_00775 genome includes the window GCACAGCAGCGCGTCCGGCTCGACGATGCTCTGGATCTCCTGGAACACCTTGTGCTTGAGGGCCGTGTCCTCGAAGACGGCCTCGATCACGGCGTCGCAGCCGGCCAGGTCGTTCGGGTCGGCGGTGGGCGTGATGCGGGCGAGCAGCGCGTCGGCCTTCTCCCGGGTCACACGGCCCTGGGAGACGTGCTTGGCGCAGAGCTTCTCGGAGTAGGCCTTGCCCGTGGCCGCCGCGTCGGCCGACACATCCTTCAGGACGACCTCGAGGCCCCCGTGGGCGCACGAGTAGGCGATGCCCGCGCCCATCATCCCGGCGCCGAGGACGGCGACCTTGCGGACCTGGCGCGGCTCGATGCCCTGGGGCCGGTTGGCGCCGGAGTTGACCGCCTGGAGGTCGAAGAAGAACGCCTGGATCATGTTCTTCGAGGTCTGCCCGGTGACCAGCTCGGTGAAGTAGCGCGCCTCGATGATCAGCGCGGTCTCGAAGTCGACCTGGGAGCCTTCGACGGCCGCCGCCATGATGTTGCGCGGGGCCGGGTAGGGCGCGCCGTTCAGCTGCTTCCTCAGGTTGGCCGGGAAGGCGGGGAGGTTGGCGGCGAACTTCGGGTTCGACGGCGTACCGCCCGGGATCCGGTAGCCCGGCTTGTCCCAGGGCTGCTGCGACTCGGGGTTGGCGTCGATGAAGGCGCGCGCCTTGGCGAGCATCTCCTCGGGGGTGGCCGCCACTTCGTGGACGAGACCGTTCTCCAGGGCCCGCTGCGGCGAGTACTGGGTGCCCTGGAGCAGCACCTTCAGGAGGGCGTCCGTGATGCCCATCAGGCGGACGGTGCGGGTGACGCCGCCGCCGGCGGGCAGCAGGCCGAGGGTGACCTCGGGCAGGCCGATCTTGGAGCCGGGCGCGTCGAGGGCCACGCGGTGGTGGGAGGCGAGGGCGATCTCGTAACCGCCGCCGAGCGCCGCGCCGTTGATGGCGGCGACGACCGGCTTGCCGAGGGTCTCGATGCGGCGCAGGCAGGACTTGATGTCCGTACCGAACTCGAAGGCCTGCTGGGCGTCCTCCGGGCCGGCCTTGATCATGTCCTTGAGGTCGCCGCCCGCGAAGAAGGTCTTCTTGGCGGAGGCGTAGATGATGCCGCGGATGGAGTCCTTCTCGGCCTCGGCGCGGTCGGCGATCGCCGCGATCGAGTCCTTGAAGGCCTGGTTCATGGTGTTGGCGGACTGGTTGGGGTCGTCGAGGACGAGGGTGACGACGCCCGTCTCGTCCTGTTCCCAGCGGATGGTGGTGCTCTCGGTCATGAGGAGGGTCTCCGGTCTCCGTTGAAGTCTGATGGTCCGCTGGGGAGTTACAGGCGCTCGACGATGGTCGCGATGCCCATGCCGCCGCCCACGCACAGCGTGGCGAGGCCGTAGCGCTTGTCCTGGCGCTCCAGTTCGTCGATGAGGGAGCCGAGGATCATCGCGCCGGTGGCGCCGAGCGGGTGGCCGAGCGCGATGGCGCCGCCGTTGACGTTGACCTTGTCCAGGGACAGGCCCATGTCCCGCGCGTAGCGCAGGACGACGGCCGCGAAGGCTTCGTTGATCTCGACGAGGTCGATGTCGTCGATGGTCAGCCCGGCCTTGGCGAGCGCCTTGCGAGTCGCGGGCGCGGGGCCGGTGAGCATGATGGTGGGCTCGGAGCCGGAGACGGCCGCGGAGACGATCCGCGCGCGCGGAGTGAGGCCGTAGCGCTCGCCGACCTCCTTCGAGCCGATGGCAACGAGTGACGCGCCGTCCACGATGCCGGACGAGTTGCCCGCGTGGTGGACGTGGTCGATCTCCTCGACCCAGTGGTACTTCTGCAGGGCCACGGCGTCGAAGCCGCCCAGCTCGCCGATGTCGGCGAACGACGGCTTCAGCTTGGCGAGCGAGTCGGCGGTCGTGCCGGGGCGCATGTGCTCGTCGTGGTCGAGGACGACGAGTCCGCTGCGGTCCTTCACGGGGACGACGGACTTCTCGAAACGCCCGTCCTTCCAGGCGGCGGCAGCGCGCTCCTGGGACAGGGCCGCGTACTCGTCGACGTCACGCCGGGAGAAGCCCTCGATGGTGGCGATGAGGTCGGCGCCGATGCCCTGCGGTGCGAAGTTGGTGGCGATGTTGGTCATCGGGTCGGCG containing:
- a CDS encoding 3-hydroxyacyl-CoA dehydrogenase NAD-binding domain-containing protein, producing MTESTTIRWEQDETGVVTLVLDDPNQSANTMNQAFKDSIAAIADRAEAEKDSIRGIIYASAKKTFFAGGDLKDMIKAGPEDAQQAFEFGTDIKSCLRRIETLGKPVVAAINGAALGGGYEIALASHHRVALDAPGSKIGLPEVTLGLLPAGGGVTRTVRLMGITDALLKVLLQGTQYSPQRALENGLVHEVAATPEEMLAKARAFIDANPESQQPWDKPGYRIPGGTPSNPKFAANLPAFPANLRKQLNGAPYPAPRNIMAAAVEGSQVDFETALIIEARYFTELVTGQTSKNMIQAFFFDLQAVNSGANRPQGIEPRQVRKVAVLGAGMMGAGIAYSCAHGGLEVVLKDVSADAAATGKAYSEKLCAKHVSQGRVTREKADALLARITPTADPNDLAGCDAVIEAVFEDTALKHKVFQEIQSIVEPDALLCSNTSTLPITALAEGVERQNDFIGLHFFSPVDKMPLVEIIKGERTGDEALARAFDLVRQIKKTPIVVNDSRGFFTSRVIGHFINEGVAMVGEGIEPASVEQAAAQAGYPAKVLSLMDELTLTLPRKIRKESKQAVEEAGGTWKTHPAEAVIDRMVDEFGRTGRSGGAGFYEYGEDGKRGKLWPGLREHFTKPGQEIPFTDMQERMLFSEALDTVRLLEEGVLTSVADANIGSIFGIGFPGWTGGVLQYINGYDGGAGAGAGLPGFVARARELAERYGERFTPPALLVEKAEKGEKFSDK
- a CDS encoding acetyl-CoA C-acetyltransferase, yielding MSTEAYVYDAIRTPRGRGKANGALHGTKPIDLVVGLIHEIQRRFPGLDPAAIDDIVLGVVGPVGDQGSDIARIAAIAAGLPDTVAGVQENRFCASGLEAVNMAAMKVRSGWEDLVLAGGVESMSRVPMASDGGAWFADPMTNIATNFAPQGIGADLIATIEGFSRRDVDEYAALSQERAAAAWKDGRFEKSVVPVKDRSGLVVLDHDEHMRPGTTADSLAKLKPSFADIGELGGFDAVALQKYHWVEEIDHVHHAGNSSGIVDGASLVAIGSKEVGERYGLTPRARIVSAAVSGSEPTIMLTGPAPATRKALAKAGLTIDDIDLVEINEAFAAVVLRYARDMGLSLDKVNVNGGAIALGHPLGATGAMILGSLIDELERQDKRYGLATLCVGGGMGIATIVERL